From the Candidatus Bathyarchaeota archaeon genome, one window contains:
- a CDS encoding FumA C-terminus/TtdB family hydratase beta subunit, giving the protein MMTRYYLSTPISEKDISNLKVGDIVFISGLLITSRDQAHLRALEYTRKKKEVPIDYGNSVLFHCGPVVKKTDNEWIVIAAGPTTSDRMEEIEHEFIRIFNVRMIIGKGGMGEKTTKSLEKNKAIYCSYTGGAGALAAKAIERVVKVEWLDLGIPEAAWTFEVKNFGPCIVSIDSKGNNLYSEVSAKVKQNYERIIKSNAG; this is encoded by the coding sequence ATGATGACTAGATATTATCTATCCACGCCAATATCTGAGAAAGATATCTCGAATCTAAAGGTTGGTGATATAGTCTTCATCTCTGGTTTACTTATTACCTCAAGAGATCAAGCACATTTGAGAGCATTGGAATATACTCGAAAAAAGAAGGAAGTGCCTATTGATTATGGGAATTCTGTGCTATTTCATTGTGGTCCAGTTGTGAAAAAAACAGATAATGAATGGATTGTAATTGCTGCAGGACCAACAACTAGCGATAGAATGGAGGAAATTGAACACGAATTCATACGCATATTTAATGTAAGAATGATAATAGGCAAGGGTGGTATGGGAGAAAAAACAACAAAATCATTGGAAAAGAATAAAGCTATTTATTGTAGCTATACTGGAGGAGCTGGAGCATTAGCTGCTAAAGCAATCGAAAGAGTTGTGAAGGTTGAATGGTTAGATCTAGGTATTCCTGAGGCAGCATGGACTTTCGAGGTGAAAAATTTTGGACCGTGTATTGTTTCAATCGACTCTAAAGGAAATAATTTGTACTCTGAAGTGAGTGCTAAAGTGAAACAAAATTATGAAAGAATCATAAAATCTAACGCAGGTTGA